The Ananas comosus cultivar F153 linkage group 2, ASM154086v1, whole genome shotgun sequence genome contains a region encoding:
- the LOC109728044 gene encoding syntaxin-112-like: protein MPAPPSRSAHSPKLLRGLRDCIDSDVAAILRTAHSIKAQLEALDDSNAANRALSPRFAAGISVDRTRISVTHGIRAKLRDAMIGFQKLRKTILSDHKETLKQNYYNATGKLASDKVLDEMLKWSGDPMDPRWPWSPSTARARSTRSRAP, encoded by the exons ATGCCGG CCCCTCCTTCCCGCTCCGCCCACTCCCCCAAGCTCCTCCGCGGCCTCCGCGACTGCATCGACTCCGACGTCGCCGCGATCCTCCGCACCGCCCACTCCATCAAGGCGCAGCTCGAAGCCCTCGACGACTCCAACGCCGCGAACCGTGCCCTCTCCCCGCGCTTCGCCGCGGGGATCTCCGTCGACCGCACCAGGATTTCGGTTACCCACGGGATCAGGGCGAAGCTTCGCGACGCCATGATCGGGTTCCAGAAGCTCAGGAAGACGATCCTCTCCGACCACAAGGAGACCCTGAAGCAAAACTACTACAACGCCACGGGAAAGCTCGCCTCCGACAAGGTGCTCGACGAAATGCTCAAGTGGAGCGGCGACCCCATGGATCCGCGGTGGCCGTGGTCACCATCAACCGCCCGGGCGCGCTCAACTCGCTCACGCGCCCCATGA
- the LOC109728053 gene encoding probable enoyl-CoA hydratase 1, peroxisomal — MVALAGAFRRLDADAGRGRAFCSGVDLTAAEDVFKGDVKDPAADPVAAMAVCRKPIVGSIAGFAVTAGFEIALACDLLVAGGDAKLVDTSPTPALPKPSDPHRSCAAEAARSSPILRRRGRLLLADPCAAEAACSFAERLVAFACVEGFFSGSC, encoded by the coding sequence ATGGTCGCGCTCGCAGGCGCGTTCCGCCGCCTCGACGCCGACGCCGGGCGCGGCCGCGCCTTCTGCTCCGGCGTCGACCTCACCGCCGCCGAGGATGTCTTCAAGGGCGACGTCAAGGACCCCGCCGCCGACCCCGTCGCCGCCATGGCCGTGTGCCGCAAGCCCATCGTCGGCTCCATCGCCGGATTCGCCGTCACCGCCGGGTTCGAGATCGCCCTCGCCTGCGACTTGCTCGTCGCGGGCGGCGACGCCAAGTTGGTCGACACCTCGCCAACCCCTGCGCTGCCAAAGCCGTCCGATCCTCACCGATCCTGCGCTGCCGAAGCCGCCCGATCCTCGCCGATCCTGCGCCGCCGAGGCCGCCTGCTCCTCGCCGACCCCTGCGCCGCCGAAGCCGCCTGCTCTTTCGCCGAGCGCCTCGTCGCCTTCGCCTGCGTCGAGGGCTTCTTCTCCGGCTCCTGCTGA
- the LOC109706963 gene encoding uncharacterized protein LOC109706963: MGIKDASMPRVLEGLHGVQVVNRSSYREDEDLRQGGFDQSACDGSGIVGISQGLLIRQLWQQRPSCLRPIKCSLQGDSHIGETIANVLTSMPFIFLGLRAPRKNLNTALYANSLVGVGIASSLYHSSRGEVRKYLRWADYTMIAAASLCLSRALREENPKVLMAASTLLLPFQPLMVSAVHTGMMEVAFARKALEKPALRMAHNLHTVSSLLGGALFFADDCFPETPYLHAAWHLAAAVGVGTCNKLLE, translated from the exons ATGGGCATCAAAGATGCATCAATGCCCAGAGTTTTAGAAGGGCTCCATGGGGTACAAGTTGTGAATCGATCATCTTACAGAGAGGATGAGGATCTTCGCCAAGGCGGCTTTGATCAATCAGCTTGTGATGGGTCGGGGATTGTCGGAATAAGCCAAGGATTGTTAATCAG GCAACTATGGCAGCAGAGGCCGTCGTGCTTGAGGCCCATCAAATGTAGTCTGCAAG GCGATAGTCATATCGGGGAAACTATTGCAAATGTCTTGACCTCAATGCCTTTCATATTTCTCGGACTTCGGGCTCCACG GAAGAACTTGAATACTGCATTATATGCTAATTCGCTTGTTGGAGTGGGGATCGCATCAAGCTTATATCATTCTTCAAGGGGAGAAGTTAGAAAATATCTGAGATGGGCAGACTATACAATGATTGCTGCAGCTTCACTT TGTCTATCAAGGGCACTCAGGGAAGAGAACCCAAAAGTACTAATGGCCGCATCAACATTGCTTTTACCATTTCAACCTTTGATGGTTTCAGCTGTCCACACAGGCATGATGGAG GTAGCCTTCGCAAGAAAAGCACTGGAGAAACCAGCGCTCAGAATGGCTCATAACCTTCACACAGTTTCCTCTCTATTAGGAGGTGCACTATTTTTCGCCGACGACTGCTTTCCCGAGACCCCCTATCTTCATGCTGCATGGCACCTTGCGGCGGCGGTTGGAGTTGGGACATGCAATAAGCTTCTCGAGTGA
- the LOC109706756 gene encoding probable fructokinase-6, chloroplastic: MALHAAASSVAAFASNSRLRPTNSPSPRAFPTTPLFPSSSSSSSFAPLRTHTGCVRAAAGSNGVLAAGESPLIVCFGEMLIDFVPTVSGLSLAEAPAFKKAPGGAPANVAVGIARLGGSSAFVGKVGEDEFGYMLADILKENNVNNQGLRFDPAARTALAFVTLRSDGEREFMFYRNPSADMLLEVNELDLDLITKAKIFHYGSISLITEPCKSAHVAAAKAAKDAGVLLSYDPNLRLPLWPSADSAREGILGIWEIADIIKISEEEISFLTKGEDPYDDAVVRKLFHPNLKLLLVTEGPDGCRYYSKEFSGRVSGLKVTAVDTTGAGDAFVAGILSGLASDFSLLQDEGRLREALKFANACGALTVMERGAIPALPTRQAVLDALVNIIA; the protein is encoded by the exons ATGGCTCTCCACGCCGCCGCTTCCTCCGTCGCCGCGTTCGCTTCGAACTCCCGACTCCGCCCCACCAACTCTCCCTCGCCGAGGGCTTTCCCCACAACgcctcttttcccttcttcttcctcctcctcctctttcgcCCCTCTCCGTACACATACAG GTTGCGTAAGAGCAGCTGCGGGCAGCAATGGAGTTCTCGCGGCCGGCGAATCTCCGCTCATAGTGTGCTTCGGAGAAATGCTGATCGATTTTGTCCCGACCGTCAGCGGCTTGTCGTTGGCCGAAGCCCCCGCCTTCAAGAAGGCTCCCGGGGGTGCTCCTGCTAATGTCGCCGTTGGCATAGCTCGGCTCGGCGGTTCGTCGGCATTTGTCGGGAAG GTCGGTGAAGATGAGTTTGGCTACATGTTGGCTGATATCTTGAAAGAGAATAACGTGAACAACCAGGGCTTGCGGTTCGATCCTGCTGCTCGAACAGCTTTGGCCTTTGTAACGTTACGAAGCGACGGCGAACGCGAGTTCATGTTTTATCGCAATCCTAGCGCTGATATGTTGCTTGAAGTAAACGAACTTGACCTTGATCTTATAACAAAG GCAAAGATcttccattatggttctataaGCCTTATAACTGAACCATGTAAATCGGCACACGTTGCAGCAGCTAAAGCTGCTAAAGATGCTGGAGTGCTTCTGTCTTATGATCCAAATCTGCGTCTACCGCTGTGGCCGTCGGCCGACAGTGCTAGAGAGGGAATCTTGGGCATATGGGAAATTGCTGATATTATCAAG ATCAGCGAAGAAGAGATTTCCTTTCTGACGAAAGGAGAGGATCCTTATGATGATGCTGTTGTGCGAAAACTCTTCCATCCAAATCTTAAGTTGCTGCTAGTAACAGAGGGGCCGGATGGTTGTAGGTACTATTCCAAG GAATTTAGTGGGAGAGTAAGTGGACTAAAGGTGACAGCTGTGGACACTACTGGTGCTGGAGATGCCTTTGTTGCTGGAATACTATCTGGATTGGCCTCAGATTTTTCATTGCTCCAG GATGAAGGAAGGCTAAGAGAAGCTCTGAAATTTGCAAATGCTTGTGGAGCTCTCACTGTGATGGAAAGAGGAGCAATCCCTGCACTACCAACCCGTCAGGCCGTTCTCGATGCATTGGTTAACATAATTGCTTAA